A stretch of Clostridium formicaceticum DNA encodes these proteins:
- a CDS encoding ABC transporter ATP-binding protein: MQEKGSGIFKKLKLDGFHELLKCLTPYWRGMTFSIVSGILHHLLGILGPALGAYLVGIAVTGGTRSEIRPYLPVLGLLVLGRVLMYYSDMWFAHEVAFRILVDFRVKLYHAIERIAPAYLLKQRSGELAATLMADVEVLEWFFAHTAGAFLVAVAVPVIILGMLSQIHWMLPLVLLPFIFLLFSIPFWFKKEADQQGSETRSRLAAVHGEAIDGIQGLREIISFNFKAGYRNRLRKFSDDLYQSQLSYGKRMGVEGAYLNAVSSLGMVCILGVSANLILQGQMDHQWFPVVIIMAASIFSPILEVATMGRNFSIILAAGQRVGSILEEKAIVEDLGKKEIDKTEELKIAFHNVSFSYEKDIPPVLKKASFQVSPGETIALVGESGVGKTTSINLLQRFWDVNEGQITINGVDVRDLSMDALRSLITVVPQEIYLFNMSIKDNIRLSNPTATDGEVEEAAKAAYIHDFIMSLPEGYDTNAGERGLKMSGGQRQRLAIARAFLKNSPILILDEALSSLDTENERLVQQSLNNLMKGRTTLIVAHRLSTFRKADGLVVLQQGKIVEIGNHVSLLQKRGYYHQLVTGQLSSVAV; this comes from the coding sequence TCATCATCTTCTAGGCATTTTGGGACCTGCTCTAGGTGCTTATTTAGTGGGGATAGCTGTGACTGGAGGAACGAGATCTGAAATTCGTCCTTATTTACCTGTCCTGGGGCTTTTAGTTTTGGGTAGGGTACTGATGTACTATTCAGATATGTGGTTTGCCCATGAGGTAGCTTTCCGAATTTTAGTGGATTTTCGTGTAAAGCTTTATCACGCCATTGAAAGAATCGCACCTGCTTATTTGTTAAAGCAGCGTTCAGGAGAACTGGCAGCTACCTTGATGGCAGATGTGGAGGTATTGGAGTGGTTTTTTGCCCATACCGCAGGGGCTTTTTTAGTGGCTGTTGCAGTACCGGTGATCATTCTAGGGATGCTCTCTCAAATCCACTGGATGTTGCCTCTAGTGCTTCTGCCTTTTATCTTTCTTCTCTTTAGTATTCCTTTTTGGTTTAAGAAGGAGGCAGATCAGCAGGGGTCTGAAACACGAAGCCGGCTAGCAGCGGTTCATGGCGAAGCTATTGATGGGATACAGGGCTTGCGTGAAATTATCTCTTTTAACTTTAAAGCGGGTTATCGCAATCGGCTTAGAAAATTTTCTGATGACCTCTATCAAAGTCAGTTATCCTACGGAAAAAGGATGGGGGTAGAGGGAGCTTATCTTAACGCCGTCAGTTCCTTAGGAATGGTTTGTATTTTAGGTGTTTCTGCAAATTTAATTCTACAAGGACAAATGGATCATCAATGGTTTCCTGTGGTGATCATTATGGCAGCCAGTATATTTAGCCCTATTTTAGAAGTAGCTACTATGGGAAGAAACTTTAGCATCATACTGGCTGCAGGCCAAAGAGTAGGCAGTATATTGGAAGAAAAGGCAATCGTGGAGGATCTGGGCAAGAAAGAAATTGATAAGACTGAGGAACTGAAAATTGCTTTTCATAATGTCTCTTTCTCCTATGAAAAGGATATTCCTCCTGTTTTGAAGAAGGCTTCCTTCCAAGTTAGTCCTGGGGAAACCATCGCTTTGGTAGGAGAGTCGGGAGTTGGAAAAACTACCTCTATTAATCTTTTGCAGCGATTTTGGGATGTTAATGAAGGGCAGATTACCATCAATGGTGTGGATGTGCGAGACTTATCCATGGATGCCCTACGCTCTCTGATCACTGTTGTACCTCAGGAAATTTATCTATTTAATATGTCCATCAAAGATAATATTCGCTTAAGCAATCCCACTGCTACTGACGGAGAGGTAGAGGAAGCTGCTAAAGCGGCTTATATTCATGACTTTATTATGAGTCTTCCAGAGGGCTACGATACCAATGCTGGGGAAAGAGGCTTGAAGATGTCGGGAGGGCAAAGACAGCGTTTGGCCATCGCCAGAGCCTTCTTAAAAAATTCTCCTATTCTTATTTTAGACGAAGCCCTATCCAGCTTAGATACGGAAAATGAACGACTGGTACAGCAGTCCCTGAATAATTTAATGAAGGGTAGAACGACATTGATTGTAGCCCACCGTCTTTCTACTTTCCGGAAAGCAGACGGTTTAGTAGTACTTCAGCAGGGTAAGATCGTAGAGATTGGAAATCATGTTTCTTTACTTCAGAAAAGAGGTTATTATCATCAGTTGGTTACAGGGCAGCTATCTTCTGTTGCCGTTTAG
- a CDS encoding DUF4183 domain-containing protein, with amino-acid sequence MCKGKPSTVVSPLTNKMRPLKAEVYQYNALAGCGQRIYTNQDELTQYGNKGILHPHKVSYYNLFINGVLQPKTNYILKEGLLLLITKDLPLKGSPITIVFVTFKEEEVTKLNTAIVEGSVPSGPIFAGPVVDRDISLHGITQPIVSQLKLEKVMISGPTFIPTGHIATWKFTLIVTNTAPTPIRNIVVADTILLDTILSVTDFPLSKGTIMISNPIITWNVGMLDVGESAAASFEVKGYFKADGTRFINYALATGDRTSGPVKSAIVSSETLQVVKGLDITKTITSGPLEVHVGKPNTWRVEIKVANFNDATVSSLLMTDTLFIENIEHVKIVSISQGSTALAGNKILWNITALEMLETAVLVVDIVGAFTMDGYRNLDSATVVGNIASDEVFAGPSKDMEIVVSPIEKLLETQLLLEKFVADEPLVAFLGKPRRWYFVLKISNLTKDVLENILITDYILLDKFDEIRTLFVSSGDTVVSHNAILWNIEELSSGETLTAVFETKGLFNATGLRSLNRAIASAFNRNSATCTMSPIVSGPSIQVLDFIHDLKSTCILADKVYAQCQQRNCFENITMDIGDNSFKNIVFHSGFIVENTLNITNLKDRPNFKRIQFLIRIPFEITTRNGNSIEGHLPDTSKDIILFMPEARDEFSFNITIETNTQLLTEALVVNNQLTFTAGTFMLIKAVGRVQLFIPTFEYCPEPLPCEEFNKNLICDIFQMKDFPDFFPQQNKSDLYKKATKTYINKQCPPIFGNLVINKYIVSGPLQVNANLPSTWCVEIRVSNDGYGPVSHVIMIDTLLLDHIVAINILSLTGGSLSQEKNRIVWDIGTLNSDATAVLVAEITGFFDDKNQKMVNVKNYQYNTLSNGVKRGFTNNDALKAYGGKGIPDPKEVSYLNLFINGVLQPPTNYIVKKGLLLLTTVDIPLKGVPIILQTFIIKNMAHQLLKAKTYQYNALASGKKVYTNQDELTMYGNQGIFAPQWASYQNLFINGVIQPKNNYIVEKDLLTLTTKDLPLDRSPISLQSITLFL; translated from the coding sequence ATGTGTAAAGGTAAGCCTTCTACAGTTGTTTCCCCTTTAACAAATAAAATGAGACCTCTTAAAGCAGAGGTTTATCAATATAATGCTTTGGCCGGCTGTGGACAAAGAATTTATACTAATCAGGATGAATTAACACAGTATGGCAATAAGGGTATTCTTCATCCACATAAGGTTTCCTATTATAACCTCTTCATTAATGGGGTATTGCAACCAAAAACCAACTATATTCTTAAAGAAGGATTACTTTTGCTCATCACCAAGGATCTTCCTCTAAAAGGATCTCCGATTACTATTGTTTTTGTTACTTTTAAAGAAGAAGAAGTAACTAAGCTTAATACAGCCATTGTAGAGGGCAGTGTACCCTCTGGACCTATCTTTGCTGGGCCAGTAGTGGATAGAGACATCTCCCTTCATGGAATTACACAGCCAATTGTCTCCCAATTAAAACTGGAAAAAGTTATGATCTCTGGCCCTACATTTATTCCCACAGGTCATATTGCTACTTGGAAATTTACCTTGATCGTAACCAATACAGCACCTACACCTATTCGTAATATTGTTGTAGCAGATACAATTCTTCTAGACACTATTTTAAGCGTCACAGATTTCCCTTTATCCAAAGGTACTATCATGATAAGTAATCCTATCATTACCTGGAATGTAGGTATGTTGGATGTAGGAGAGTCCGCCGCTGCAAGCTTTGAAGTAAAGGGATATTTCAAAGCTGACGGTACTCGCTTCATCAATTATGCTCTAGCAACCGGCGATCGTACCTCTGGACCTGTAAAATCTGCTATTGTTTCTAGTGAGACGCTACAGGTTGTTAAAGGCTTAGATATTACAAAAACCATTACATCAGGGCCGTTGGAAGTACATGTTGGAAAACCTAATACCTGGCGAGTAGAGATAAAGGTAGCTAATTTCAATGATGCTACTGTCTCGAGCCTTCTCATGACAGATACCCTATTTATTGAAAATATTGAGCATGTTAAAATTGTAAGTATTTCTCAAGGCAGTACTGCTTTGGCAGGCAACAAAATTCTTTGGAACATTACTGCCTTAGAGATGTTAGAAACCGCTGTTCTCGTAGTGGATATCGTTGGTGCCTTCACGATGGATGGTTATAGAAACTTAGATAGCGCTACAGTGGTGGGCAATATAGCAAGTGACGAAGTTTTCGCGGGGCCTTCCAAGGATATGGAAATCGTCGTTTCCCCAATTGAAAAATTACTAGAAACGCAATTGTTATTAGAAAAATTTGTTGCAGATGAGCCGCTTGTTGCCTTTTTAGGCAAGCCTAGAAGGTGGTATTTTGTTCTGAAAATTTCCAATTTAACAAAGGATGTTTTAGAAAATATCCTTATTACAGATTATATTTTACTGGATAAATTTGATGAGATCCGTACCTTATTTGTATCCTCAGGGGACACTGTGGTATCCCATAACGCTATTTTGTGGAATATTGAAGAGCTTTCTTCTGGCGAAACCTTAACAGCTGTTTTTGAAACCAAAGGGCTTTTCAATGCTACAGGTTTACGTTCTCTTAATCGAGCCATTGCCTCTGCTTTTAACAGGAATTCAGCTACTTGTACAATGTCTCCTATCGTTTCCGGTCCATCTATTCAGGTCCTAGATTTTATCCATGATTTAAAAAGCACCTGTATCCTTGCCGATAAGGTATACGCTCAATGTCAGCAGAGGAACTGTTTTGAAAATATTACCATGGATATAGGTGACAATAGCTTTAAAAACATTGTATTTCACTCAGGATTTATTGTAGAAAACACCTTAAACATCACCAACCTAAAGGATAGACCAAACTTTAAACGCATTCAGTTCCTTATAAGAATTCCTTTTGAAATCACTACTAGGAATGGAAATAGTATTGAAGGTCATTTACCAGATACCTCTAAGGATATTATCCTCTTTATGCCAGAGGCAAGAGATGAATTTTCTTTTAATATTACCATAGAAACCAATACGCAGCTTTTAACAGAGGCTTTGGTGGTAAACAATCAATTAACCTTTACAGCAGGGACATTTATGCTTATTAAAGCAGTAGGACGGGTACAATTGTTTATACCCACTTTTGAATACTGTCCAGAACCTCTCCCCTGCGAAGAATTTAATAAAAACCTGATTTGTGATATTTTCCAGATGAAGGATTTTCCTGATTTTTTCCCACAGCAAAACAAGTCAGACCTTTATAAAAAAGCAACAAAAACTTATATAAACAAACAATGTCCTCCTATATTTGGTAATTTAGTTATTAACAAGTACATTGTATCAGGGCCCCTACAGGTCAATGCCAATCTCCCCAGTACATGGTGCGTAGAAATTCGAGTGAGCAATGATGGATATGGGCCAGTTAGTCATGTTATTATGATAGATACTTTACTTTTAGATCATATCGTTGCTATAAACATTCTCAGTCTTACTGGAGGTAGTTTGTCCCAGGAAAAAAATCGTATTGTTTGGGATATAGGTACCTTAAACTCCGATGCTACAGCTGTGCTTGTAGCAGAAATCACCGGTTTCTTTGATGACAAAAACCAGAAGATGGTCAATGTAAAAAATTATCAATATAATACGCTTTCCAATGGCGTAAAAAGAGGCTTTACAAACAATGATGCCTTGAAAGCGTATGGTGGTAAAGGTATCCCTGACCCGAAAGAAGTCTCTTATTTAAATCTTTTTATTAATGGCGTATTACAGCCACCAACCAATTATATTGTGAAAAAAGGTCTTTTACTATTGACCACTGTAGACATTCCTTTGAAAGGGGTCCCAATTATTCTCCAGACCTTCATCATTAAAAACATGGCACATCAGCTTTTAAAAGCAAAAACTTATCAATATAACGCACTTGCCAGCGGAAAAAAAGTCTATACCAATCAAGACGAGCTGACCATGTATGGTAATCAAGGAATTTTCGCTCCCCAATGGGCTTCCTATCAAAATCTTTTTATTAATGGAGTCATTCAACCAAAGAACAACTATATCGTGGAAAAGGATCTGCTTACATTAACAACAAAAGATTTACCTTTAGATAGATCTCCGATTTCCCTGCAGTCTATCACACTGTTTTTGTAA